Proteins encoded by one window of Arachis ipaensis cultivar K30076 chromosome B04, Araip1.1, whole genome shotgun sequence:
- the LOC107637301 gene encoding uncharacterized protein LOC107637301, producing the protein MIVNGASDTVLCRCFPNYLDGSALNWLCGLPAGSISRFQQLAKLFEDHFAGSAIYLHTIKQGQNESLKDYMTHFTKVAISIPDLHPEVHLHAIKSGLRPGKFQETIAVAKPKILAGFREKAKGQIDIEELRQARKSDKTYYRDKDKAQNSKKNFKLTPRFDSYTQFNTKREDIIKEILNSKLIKPPRKASTYQDTKNVDKSKYCAFHQKHGHTTDDCVVAKDLLEVGTVSSARPP; encoded by the coding sequence ATGATCGTTAACGGTGCATCTGATACTGTTTTATGCCGTTGTTTTCCGAATTATTTAGACGGTTCTGCACTTAATTGGCTTTGTGGTTTACCTGCAGGTTCAATCTCACGATTCCAACAGCTGGCCAAGCTATTTGAGGACCACTTCGCCGGATCTGCAATTTATCTGCATACAATCAAGCAGGGCCAAAACGAGAGCTTGAAAGACTATATGACTCACTTCACGAAAGTCGCTATCAGCATACCCGACCTCCATCCTGAGGTCCATCTACACGCCATCAAAAGCGGACTCCGACCTGGGAAGTTCCAAGAGACCATCGCGGTTGCCAAGCCAAAAATCCTTGCCGGGTTCCGCGAGAAAGCCAAAGGCCAAattgatattgaggagctcaGACAAGCTCGGAAGTCCGACAAAACATATTATAGAGACAAAGATAAGGCGCAGAACAgtaagaaaaattttaaactaaCCCCTCGATTTGATTCTTACACGCAGTTCAATACCAAGCGAGAGGACATTATCAAAGAGATCCTGAACTCAAAGCTGATCAAGCCACCAAGGAAGGCCAGTACTTACCAAGATACTAAGAACGTGGACAAGTCTAAATACTGTGCTTTTCACCAGAAGCACGGCCACACTACTGATGACTGTGTGGTGGCAAAAGACCTCTTGGAAGTTGGAACGGTTAGCTCGGCAAGGCCACCTTGA